In Nicotiana tabacum cultivar K326 chromosome 17, ASM71507v2, whole genome shotgun sequence, one DNA window encodes the following:
- the LOC107761547 gene encoding uncharacterized protein LOC107761547 produces MTATVAETLSPISTTICNPIKPTRVCFSYAAYAKNVVQHLKSSNIIVEKGLSDVEFSSIESTFNFSFPPDLRSILQEGLPTSSGFPNWRSSSQQQLEILKNLPILSLCKEVKKRNFWIYSWGDRPFDNDQAVDIAKEFLKNAAPVLVPIYQHFYIPCTPCLAGNPVFYVHDGEVKLWSFDISGFFQQVELQSNGMILRRPSLFNLLNAPAWAATEARKIEFWTDMTEMAAARGGGMHRRWWSEDLEGYLEDVFLRLTEAGWKEKDVREMMMVDGCGYGGSGGRRRRSDAGVFVDKKGVESHVRLLSKRLLRAGWSTEDVVDSLGSPEEICPEEDSCIDFYHNSS; encoded by the coding sequence ATGACAGCAACAGTTGCAGAAACCTTAAGCCCCATCTCAACTACAATCTGCAACCCAATTAAACCAACACGGGTTTGCTTTTCATACGCAGCTTACGCCAAAAATGTCGTACAACACCTCAAATCTTCCAATATAATCGTCGAAAAGGGACTTTCCGACGTAGAATTCTCCTCCATTGAATCCACTTTCAACTTCAGTTTCCCTCCTGATCTCCGTTCTATCCTTCAAGAAGGTCTCCCCACTAGCTCTGGATTTCCCAACTGGCGATCCTCGTCACAACAACAACTAGAAATCCTGAAAAATCTCCCGATCTTGAGTTTGTGTAAAGAAGTAAAGAAAAGGAACTTTTGGATTTATTCTTGGGGTGATAGGCCATTTGATAATGATCAAGCTGTGGATATAGCAAAGGAGTTCTTGAAAAACGCTGCCCCTGTTCTTGTTCCCATTTATCAGCATTTTTATATACCGTGTACGCCGTGTTTGGCTGGGAATCCTGTGTTTTACGTGCATGATGGGGAGGTTAAATTATGGAGTTTTGATATATCCGGGTTTTTTCAGCAAGTAGAGCTTCAGAGCAATGGGATGATTTTGAGGAgaccaagtttatttaatttgcTGAATGCGCCGGCATGGGCGGCGACGGAGGCGAGGAAGATTGAGTTCTGGACGGATATGACGGAGATGGCGGCGGCGCGTGGCGGTGGAATGCACCGGCGGTGGTGGAGTGAGGATCTTGAAGGGTATTTAGAGGATGTGTTTTTGAGGTTGACGGAAGCGGGGTGGAAAGAAAAGGATGTTAGAGAGATGATGATGGTGGACGGCTGTGGAtacggcggttccggtggccgGAGGAGACGCAGTGACGCCGGCGTATTTGTCGACAAGAAAGGGGTGGAATCGCACGTGAGGTTATTGTCAAAGAGGTTATTACGTGCGGGGTGGAGCACGGAAGATGTGGTGGACTCTCTAGGGTCTCCAGAGGAAATATGTCCAGAGGAGGATTCTTGCATTGATTTTTATCATAATTCAAGCTAA